The Rugosibacter aromaticivorans region ACGCGGCGGATGGCGCTGCAATGATCTTTGACGTAGAGCCAGTCGCGAATTTGCTGGCCATCGCCATACACGGGCAGCGGCTTGCCCGCGAGCGCATTGACGATCACCAGCGGGATGAGCTTTTCCGGGAAGTGATACGGGCCGTAATTGTTGGAGCAATTGGTGGTGAGCACGGGCAGCCCGTAGGTGTGGTGGTAGGCACGCACCAAATGATCGCCAGCGGCTTTGCTGGCTGAATAGGGGCTGTTGGGCTCGTAGCGATGGGCTTCGGTAAAGGCAGGGGCATCCTTGGCAAGCGAGCCATACACTTCGTCGGTCGAGACATGCAGCAAGCGGAAATCAGCTTTAGCCTCCCCTTCCAGACTGTTCCAGTAGGTACGCGCTGCGTCCAGCAAGCGGAAGGTGCCCACAATGTTGGTCTGGATAAACGCTTCCGGGCCATGAATGCTGCGGTCCACATGGCTTTCAGCGGCGAAATGGACGATGGCGCGGGGGCGGTAGCGCGTGAGCAGCTGGCTCACGCGATCCGTATCGCTGATGTCGCCTTGAATAAAAATATGGCGTTCATCTCCGGCAAGGGATGCCAAGGTTTCGCGATTGCCAGCGTAGGTGAGTTTGTCGAGGTTGATGACCGGCTCATCGATAGCGCCGAGCCAGTCCAAAACGAAGTTGCCGCCAATAAATCCAGCACCACCAGTGACAAAAATACTCAAAAATCCATCTCCATGAAAAAACCCGACAACGCACTAGTCGGCTGTTTGCTTGGCTAGGCTGCAGGGGCTAAGCCAGCTAAGCAGCGACTTAACCCTACACTTATTGCAGTGTATCGCAGTAATCATAACAGTCGAGAACGTGTTTGTTTAATGTCCGCCAAGGCAAGCGTCGGGGCAATCATCTGAAACAGTTAATGGATAGCTTGGCACAATTACACAATGCAAGTCACGTGGCGGGTCGCATCAACTCATGGCGGGTATAGGGTTTGTCATGTCTTGATAAAAACAGCGCCAACCGGGTTTCGTAGTAGTGCGTCGGGAGGTAGGTCGCAGTGGTCGTGTCAAAGACAAACATCAGCACAGCCAGGGCCATTAGTGCAAACCGGGGAGGTTTAAGTCGCTCATGAAGCGCATGCACCGCTACACCACTGACCACCAGGCCGACCAACCAACCAGAGACGACCTCGCTCTGGCTGTGCGCCCCGAGAACAACGCGCGAAACACCGACAGCCACTGCGAGCAGAAGACCCAAGCCAGCGCCGGCAAATCGGAAGCGCAAAGGCCGCCATGTGATCAGCCAGTGGAACAGCACCGGCAGAACAGCCGTTGCAAATAAAGTGTGCCCGCTGATGCCCGTAAAGTTAAGCGATGCGATACCGAGCCCCCACCCGATAAATGCAATCTTCGTAGCAAGGCAGATCAGGATCGCCAAGGTCAGTGCCAATAACCAAAGACCGACAGCCGCCTTCTGCTGGCACTGCCACAGTCCCGCTACTGTAATAATCACTGTGGGGATCAGCAGACTCGCCGAACCCAAATGGGTAACGATCTGCCAGGCGTTAGTTGTTTGCTGAAGCGCTTCAGGCATGTTCATAACAAAATAAGTAACGGGAATACCACATAAACGCCACTGACAATGCAACATTGTAAGCCACCCCCTGACACCACGCTTTACATTTCCTTATAGGCGGCCAGAGCGAATCGACTAGAATTCTTCAATGAAAACGCTCACTCGTTTCTCCCGTCCGCGCCTCATCGCGCTTGCCCTGATCATCCTCGCTGCCATCACTTATGCCGCCTGGCATTTTTTTGCTGCTGGCGGCGAGGCGCTGAAATTCAAGCAGGCCAGGGTTGAAGCAGGGCCGATCACGTCCGCTGTGTCGGCTACAGGCACGCTTAACCCGGTGGTCTCGGTGCAGGTTGGCTCGCAGGTTTCCGGTCAGATAAAAGAAATTCTGGTGGATTTCAATTCGCCGGTGAAGGCTGGCCAGTTGATCGCCCGTCTCGATCCGGAAACCTATCGCCAGCGAGTGATTCAGGCTCAGGCGGACACAGAAGCTGCACGGGCTAACCTGGCCATGCAGCAGGCGGATGTCCTCCGCGTGCAGGCGAATCTGACCGATGCCCAACGCGATTACGCGCGCAAAAAGTTGCTGGTGGAAAAGAAATTCATTTCGCCAGCCGATCTTGACAAGGCGCAAACCACGTTCGATGCGGCGGTGGCGGCGCTGCGGGTTGCCCAAGCCCAGGCGCTCAGCGGCGCAGCGCAAGTGCGTCAGCGTCAGGCTTTGCTGGCCCAGGCGCAGGTTGATCTCGGTCGCACCGAAATTCGCTCGCCGGTGGATGGCGTAGTGGTCAAACGCAGTGTGGACACGGGGCAAACTGTTGCCGCCAGCCTTCAGGCGCCGGAGCTTTTCATCATTGCCAAAAGTCTGACCGACATGCAGGTGGAAACTTCCGTTGATGAGGCGGACGTTGGCCGCATTCAGCCAGGCCAGAGCGTGAGCTTTACCGTCGACGCGTTTCCCGGGCAGCATTTTGCGGGACAGGTTACGCAAGTGCGCAAGGCAGCGTCCATTGTCTCCAATGTCGTGAGCTACACCGTCGTTGTTTCCGCCGCTAATCCCGATCTTATTTTGCTGCCTGGCATGACAGCCAATGTACGCATTATCACGGCACACAAGGATAACGTGCTCAAAGTGCCCAATGCCGCGCTACGCTTCCGCCCGCCTACGACGGGTGATGAAAAGGGCGAAGAAAAGAGCATCCCCGCCGCCCGTGGTGACTCGTCTCGCACCGTCCCCCAAGGGGACTTGCCACGTGGCGTGTCACCAGCGCCGACTTTTCGTCGAGGGGAAGACAGCAGCAATGGCAGCCGCCCGACAGCGGACTCAAGTCCGAAAGCGGATTCAAATCTATGGGTGCTGGATAAAGACGGCAAGCCCAGTGCCGTCGCAGTGCGCCTCGGCCTCACCGAGGGCAGCATGACGGAAATTATTGTCAGTCCTCCTGCGGATAATGGGAGGATCAAGGCAGGCAGCGAAGTCATCATCGGGCTGCAAAACGCGTCACGCGGCAAATCCGCAGGCGCGCCCGGCCCGCGCATGTTTTAATCTCGCGACATGGCGGCACTGATTCAGGTTGACGGACTGGCCAAGGACTACCAGATGGGCAGCACCCTCGTGCAAGCCTTGCGTGGTGTGACCCTGAATATTGCCGTCGGCGAATTTGTCGCGGTCATGGGGCCGTCCGGTTCGGGCAAATCCACGTTCATGAATCTGCTCGGCTGTCTTGACCAGCCCAGCCGTGGCCGCTATCGGCTGGGGACACGGGAAGTCTCGCAACTCTCCAGCGATGAACTCGCAAAGGTGCGCAATCGGCAAATTGGCTTTGTCTTCCAGCACTTCAACTTGTTGGCCCGCACCTCGGCGCTCGACAATGCCGCCCTGCCCCTGCTCTATAGCCAGCTACCCGTTGCCGAGCGCTCCGCCCGCGCCAAACAACGGCTGGCGCAGGTGGGGCTGGCCGAGCATATGGATCACCATCCCGCGCAGCTTTCCGGCGGCCAGCAGCAGCGCGTGGCCATTGCCCGCGCGCTGGTCTGCAACCCGCAACTGGTGCTGGCGGACGAGCCCACCGGCGCGCTCGATAGCCGCACCAGCACCGAGATCATGGCGTTGTTGCAGCAACTCAACCGCGAAGGCATCACTATCGTGCTGGTGACGCATGAACACGATATTGCGCTTTTCGCCAGCCGCATCATCAGCTTCCGTGATGGTCTGGTCATTGAAGATAAAGCCAACACACCCAACGATGCGGCCGCGTTGCTGACCATGGCTTCCATAGCTAACCAAGGCACCGCATGAACTTTGCCGCCACCCTGCGTGTCGCTCTGCTCGCCCTGCGTATCAACAAGATGCGCTCGGCGCTGACCATGCTCGGCATCATCATCGGTGTGGCGGCAGTGATTGTGATGATTGCCGTCGGCAACGGGGCACAGTCGCGGGTGGAAGAGCAGATCAGGAGCCTCGGCTCGAATATCATCATGGTGTTGTCCGGCTCGGTGACATCGGGCGGCGCACGTGGCGGCTCCGGCTCGCAGCCGACGATTTTTGAAGATGATGCTACCGCCATGATGCGCGAGATTGACGATATTCAGGCCGCCGCGCCCACGCTGCGCGGCGCAGGCCAGGTGATCGCTGGTAATGCCAATTGGTCGACGGTTTTCTACGGCATCACGCCAGAATACCTTGAAGTGCGCGAATGGCCTATCGCCGAAGGGCGGAGCTTTGAACCCGCGGAAATGAATGGCAGCAGCAAGGTTGTCCTGATCGGGCAAACCGTGGCGGAAAACCTGTTTGGCGCTGCCAGCCCGCTCGACCAGGTGATTCGCGTGCGCAAGGTACCGCTCACCGTGATCGGCGTGCTGGAACGCAAAGGCCAAAACATGATGGGCCAGGATCAGGACGATACCTTGCTGATGCCGATCAGCACAGCCAGAACCCGCGTGATCGGCGTGACACAAGCCAAATCGCGTAGCGTTAACTCGATCATGGTCAAGGTCAAAGACGAGGCAGACATGTCGCAAGCCGAAGCGCGCATGAGGGAATTGCTGCGCCAGCGTCATCGCCTGCAACCCGGCCAGGATGACGACTTTTACGTGCGCAACCTGTCGGAAATTCTGCAAGCGCAAGAAGCGTCGTCAAAAATCATGGCGCTGCTGCTGGCTGCCGTGGCTTCTGTCTCGCTGCTGGTCGGCGGCATTGGCATCATGAACATCATGCTGGTCTCGGTCACCGAGCGCACGCGTGAAATTGGTTTACGCATGGCTGTCGGTGCGCGTGGCCGCGACATCCTGACGCAATTTCTGGTCGAAGCCGTCACCCTTTCGGTGATAGGCGGGCTCATCGGCATTGTGCTCGGCATCAGCACCGCCCTATTGATTGCCACACTGGCTGGCTGGCCCACGGCATTGTCGGCCACCGCCATTATTCTGGCCGCCGGTTTCGCCGCAGTCATCGGTGTTTTCTTCGGCTACTATCCGGCGCGCAAAGCCTCGCGTCTACTGCCGATTGATGCCTTGCACTACGAATAGGCGCACTCCGCGGCGCAGGACGCAACAGCAATATCGGCACAATATCAGCCATACCAGTTGGTAATGCCGAAAGCCAGCGTCGCCAGCGCCATGACAGCCGTCGCCAGCCAGCCCATCCAGCGCAAGCGCGGCGAACCGACAAAGCGGCCCATCATTTTCTCGCGTCCGGACATGTGCATCATTACCGCCATCAACGGCACCGCGACAACACCGTTGATCATCGCGCTCCACAACAGCGCCTTCATCGGGTCAAGCGAACTGAAATCAAGCAGCACGCCAAGCAAGGTAGAGATGGCAATAATGGAATAAAAGCCCTTGGCTGCCGCAGGTTTGAGGCCAAGCCCCGTGCGCCAACGAAAAAACTCTGCCACCGCGTAGGCCGCTGATCCGGCCAGCACAGGCACCGCCAACAAGCCCGTACCGACAATGCCAGCAGCAAACAGCACAAAGGCGTAATCGCCGGCAATCGGCCGCAGCGCCGCCGCCGCTTGCGCCGAGGTTTGAATGTCATTTATGCCATGCACATGCAGCGTCACCGCCGTTGTGAGCATGATGAAGAAGGCCACCGATTGCGAAAAACCCATGCCCAGCACAGTATCCAGCCTGATGCGCGCCAACTGGCGGGTGGCATCTTCAGGACGCCTCATCAGCGCGCTGACTCGGGGCCGCCGTCCCATTTCTTCCACTTCCTGGCCAGCCTGCCAGAAAAACATGTACGGACTGATCGTTGTGCCGAAAATGCTGACCACCAGACCCAGATAGTCGCTCGTATGCTCGATTTTCGGCCATAGCGTATCGAGCAGCACGGTAGTCCACGGCACATGCACAAAAAACAAGGTGCCGACATAGGCGAACAGCGACAACGTCAGCCACTTGAGCACCCGCACGTAACGTTCATAGGGAATGAATATTTGCAACAGCAGACACAGCATACCGAACGCCACCGCGTACACATTGCTTGGGCCGCCCGCGACGAGATGCACAGCATCCGCCATCGCCGCGATGTCGGAGGCGATGTTGATGGTATTTGCCATCAGCAACAGCAGCACTAACGGCAGAGCAACCCAGCGTGGGTAACTGAGCCGCAGGTTGGCCGCCAGGCCACGCCCGGTGACGCGGCCAATGCGTGCGCTGACCATTTGTATGCTGACCATCAACGGATAAGTAAATGGCAGCGTCCACAGCATGCCAAAGCCGTATTGCGCGCCGGCTTGCGAATAAGTGGCGATGCCACTGGGATCGTCGTCCGCCGCGCCCGTGATCAGGCCCGGGCCCAGAGAGCGTAACCAGAGGCGAAGGCGGGATGTCATGGTCGGATTTCGTCGATAATGGGAGATAACAGCGATGCACCCCGACAGCTCGCGCGATAACCGGCAACTCTTGGGATTAACTTCAGGAAGCGCTTATTTTAGCGGCTGCCAGAGCCTGGCGCGAAAACCATCGTGGCAAATCGTCGATCTCTTTGTAACAAATTGTCAGACCGGTGGCCTTTCATGCCTTTCATTTTGATATCGTACGGTCCCTGTCTGCCGAATCCTCTGCGAACAGTTCTTTACCCTTATTCATTAGCGATGTAGATCGCACCCGGAAAAACCAGTATGAGCACTCAAACTCCCGACCTGTTCGATCACCTGGCGGACGATAATCCGCCGCCACCCGCCGCACCACCAGCGTCGCCCAGCGACAGACTCAAGACTTTTGATGACGGTTTTGACGACGGTAATTCGCTGGCGCTGGATACTTACGCCGAGCGCGCCTATCTCGCCTATGCGATGAGC contains the following coding sequences:
- the rfbB gene encoding dTDP-glucose 4,6-dehydratase, with amino-acid sequence MSIFVTGGAGFIGGNFVLDWLGAIDEPVINLDKLTYAGNRETLASLAGDERHIFIQGDISDTDRVSQLLTRYRPRAIVHFAAESHVDRSIHGPEAFIQTNIVGTFRLLDAARTYWNSLEGEAKADFRLLHVSTDEVYGSLAKDAPAFTEAHRYEPNSPYSASKAAGDHLVRAYHHTYGLPVLTTNCSNNYGPYHFPEKLIPLVIVNALAGKPLPVYGDGQQIRDWLYVKDHCSAIRRVLEAGRVGEVYNIGGWNEKPNIDIVHTVCDILDELRPLKLVSREWRVDSGKDMTPPPTYRALITFVKDRPGHDRRYAIDASKIARELGWKPAETFATGIRKTVQWYLENPQWVANVQSGAYREWVEKNYSGPAEKTTA
- a CDS encoding efflux RND transporter periplasmic adaptor subunit, which encodes MKTLTRFSRPRLIALALIILAAITYAAWHFFAAGGEALKFKQARVEAGPITSAVSATGTLNPVVSVQVGSQVSGQIKEILVDFNSPVKAGQLIARLDPETYRQRVIQAQADTEAARANLAMQQADVLRVQANLTDAQRDYARKKLLVEKKFISPADLDKAQTTFDAAVAALRVAQAQALSGAAQVRQRQALLAQAQVDLGRTEIRSPVDGVVVKRSVDTGQTVAASLQAPELFIIAKSLTDMQVETSVDEADVGRIQPGQSVSFTVDAFPGQHFAGQVTQVRKAASIVSNVVSYTVVVSAANPDLILLPGMTANVRIITAHKDNVLKVPNAALRFRPPTTGDEKGEEKSIPAARGDSSRTVPQGDLPRGVSPAPTFRRGEDSSNGSRPTADSSPKADSNLWVLDKDGKPSAVAVRLGLTEGSMTEIIVSPPADNGRIKAGSEVIIGLQNASRGKSAGAPGPRMF
- a CDS encoding ABC transporter permease; the protein is MNFAATLRVALLALRINKMRSALTMLGIIIGVAAVIVMIAVGNGAQSRVEEQIRSLGSNIIMVLSGSVTSGGARGGSGSQPTIFEDDATAMMREIDDIQAAAPTLRGAGQVIAGNANWSTVFYGITPEYLEVREWPIAEGRSFEPAEMNGSSKVVLIGQTVAENLFGAASPLDQVIRVRKVPLTVIGVLERKGQNMMGQDQDDTLLMPISTARTRVIGVTQAKSRSVNSIMVKVKDEADMSQAEARMRELLRQRHRLQPGQDDDFYVRNLSEILQAQEASSKIMALLLAAVASVSLLVGGIGIMNIMLVSVTERTREIGLRMAVGARGRDILTQFLVEAVTLSVIGGLIGIVLGISTALLIATLAGWPTALSATAIILAAGFAAVIGVFFGYYPARKASRLLPIDALHYE
- a CDS encoding phosphatase PAP2 family protein — its product is MPEALQQTTNAWQIVTHLGSASLLIPTVIITVAGLWQCQQKAAVGLWLLALTLAILICLATKIAFIGWGLGIASLNFTGISGHTLFATAVLPVLFHWLITWRPLRFRFAGAGLGLLLAVAVGVSRVVLGAHSQSEVVSGWLVGLVVSGVAVHALHERLKPPRFALMALAVLMFVFDTTTATYLPTHYYETRLALFLSRHDKPYTRHELMRPAT
- a CDS encoding NRAMP family divalent metal transporter; the protein is MTSRLRLWLRSLGPGLITGAADDDPSGIATYSQAGAQYGFGMLWTLPFTYPLMVSIQMVSARIGRVTGRGLAANLRLSYPRWVALPLVLLLLMANTINIASDIAAMADAVHLVAGGPSNVYAVAFGMLCLLLQIFIPYERYVRVLKWLTLSLFAYVGTLFFVHVPWTTVLLDTLWPKIEHTSDYLGLVVSIFGTTISPYMFFWQAGQEVEEMGRRPRVSALMRRPEDATRQLARIRLDTVLGMGFSQSVAFFIMLTTAVTLHVHGINDIQTSAQAAAALRPIAGDYAFVLFAAGIVGTGLLAVPVLAGSAAYAVAEFFRWRTGLGLKPAAAKGFYSIIAISTLLGVLLDFSSLDPMKALLWSAMINGVVAVPLMAVMMHMSGREKMMGRFVGSPRLRWMGWLATAVMALATLAFGITNWYG
- a CDS encoding ABC transporter ATP-binding protein, whose translation is MAALIQVDGLAKDYQMGSTLVQALRGVTLNIAVGEFVAVMGPSGSGKSTFMNLLGCLDQPSRGRYRLGTREVSQLSSDELAKVRNRQIGFVFQHFNLLARTSALDNAALPLLYSQLPVAERSARAKQRLAQVGLAEHMDHHPAQLSGGQQQRVAIARALVCNPQLVLADEPTGALDSRTSTEIMALLQQLNREGITIVLVTHEHDIALFASRIISFRDGLVIEDKANTPNDAAALLTMASIANQGTA